The Stenotrophomonas sp. NA06056 genome segment TGAGGCGCTGGTACTCGCAGCAGGTATCCCGGTGTCGTGGCTGCAGGGCGATGGCATCGCCGTGCAGGGCCTGCGTACGCCGCAGGGGCAACTCAACTATCGCCTGCAGCGCAGCGACAAGCAGCTGGTGCTGGACGTACAGCCCGGCCTGGTGCCCCCGGTCGGTGGCGTGGTGCTGCCATGGCCATATTCGGGCGAGCCGGGGCAGGCGACGGTCAATGGCGAAGCGGTGGAGTGGATCAACAACGAGCTGCATGTGCATCAGTTGCCGGCACGGGTCGAGATCGACGTGCCCAGCGCGGTGCGTCGCGCTGAGCGCAAGGGGCAGTAACCATGCGTCAACCGCGTGGAATCGGCCGCAGTCTCGGCGTACTTGGGCTGGCGATCGCGTTGGCCCTGCCCGGAGTGGCGCCAGCCGCTGCAGCGGTCGCCGCGGTTGATGCGGCGTCGATCAGCGAGCCGGGCATGAGCATGGTGACGTTCAACCTGCACCATGATCGCGAGGACTGGCCCAGCCGCCGCCGCACGATCGTGGCTGAGCTCAAGCGCCTGCAGCCCGATGCCATCGCACTGCAGGAGGTGATCCAGAGGCGCAACGTGCGCAACCAGGCGCAGTGGCTGGCCAGCCAGCTCGGTTACCGGTATGTATTCGTGTCCACCGACCCAGTGGGTGCGCCCAAGCGCTATGGCAATGCACTACTGACCCGGCGCCCGATCCTGGCCCGTGGCGAGCACCTGCTGCTGCCGCTGGATGACTATCGCACCGTGGCCCACCTGCGCATCGACGTGGACGGCAAGCCGGTCAATGTCTATGCCACCCACCTCAACGAGCGCAGTGACGACACCGGCCAGCGCATCCGCCGCAGCCAGGTCGAGGATCTGCTGCGCTACATCACCGCGACATCCGCTGGCGCGCCGGTGGTGATCGCCGGCGACTTCAATGCGCTGGTCGATGCTGGAGACCTGAGCGAGCTGCGCAGCTACTACGGCGACAGCTACGGCAGCGTGCACGTCAACACCGACCTGGCCGGCGTCAGTACGCTCAACCGTCATTACTACCAGGCGCCGTCGCGGATCGATCACATCTTCTTCCAGCAGGACCAGATGGTCGCGCGCGAAGCGAAGATCCTGTTTGACCAGCCGGATGATGGCGGCCGTTGGGCGTCGGATCACTACGGGGTGTGGACCCGGTTGCAGTTCGCCCCGGCGAACTGACACACGCGTTGGTAGATGCCAACCTTGGTTGGCATGAAACCCACAGCGCCAACCAAGGTTGGCCTCTACCAGAGCGCTGCCTCCTGATGGCAGGGGAGGGTAGGGACCAGACGCACAAACAAAAAAGGCGGGGATCATCGATCCCCGCCTTTTCGTCTTACGCGATCAAAGAACGATCAGTTCGCCGGCGGCGTGCGCTTGGCGGCTTCTTCGTCTTCGTCCGATGCCTGGGCATCAGCGGCCTGTGCGGCAGCGTCGGCATGGCCATCGGCGACCGGGTCGATCGACGGCGCCACCACTGCTTCGGCCACCGGTGCAGCGGCTTCCACTGGCGCGGCTTCGACAGCCACCGCGGTTGCCGGCTGCTCGACGATCGGCGCGACTTCAACCTCGGCCTTCGGTTCGACGGCCGGAGTGGCTTCAACCACCGGTGCAATTTCGGCTACCACCGGCTTCGGCTCGACCACCGGGGCGGCTTCGATCACCGCAGCCGGTTCAACGGCCGGGGGTGCTTCGACCACCACGGTCGGTTCAGCGGCCGGGGCTGCTTCGACCACCGCAGCGGTCTCGACCACCGGCGGTGCCTCAGAAGCCGGCTGTACCGGCGTCGCTGCATCGATGGCATCCAGCATGCTGGTCTGGACTGGCGACGGGGCCGGTTCGGCCTTGGCAACGGCTTCCACCGGAGCGACTGCATCGACGACTACGGCGCTGCTCACGGCTGCGACTGGAGCAACAGCAGCGGCCACTGCAACCGGGGCGCGTGCCGGCTTGCCGGCATCAGCGGCGGCCGGTTCGACTTCGTCATCGAAATCGAATTCCGGCTGCGAACGCGACGGCTGCGCGACGGCAACCGGGGTATTCACCGGAGCCTGGGCCGTCTGCTCGACGGAATCGCCGTCGTTGTCGTCACCCTCGGCGTCATCGCCGTCGTCCAGCTCATCTCCCAGCACGTCGCCGCCTGCGGCGTTCTCGGCACCGCCACGACGACGACGACGACCACCGCGACGGCCACGGCGGCGGCGGGTTGCGCTTTCGCCGGCCTGATCACCTGCGGCATCGGCCGCAGTCTCTTCGGTGGCGCCGGTCGCAACCACGACCTCGGCCGCGGCGGCGGTGTCCACGACCGCGGCAGTGTCGACCACGTTCTCGGTGACGGCGGTCGATGCCAATGCCTTTTCTTCCTGCACTACGACGGTGGCCGCAACCGCGGTCGTGGTAGCCACGGCAGCTGCTGCGGTCACGACATCGGCCGGGGCTTCGGCAGCAGCACGCTGCGGCTTCTCGGCTGGCTTGTCACCGTCCTGCGGGCGCGGCTGCTTCGGCTGCTTCAGCTTCGGCTGCTGTTGGCCCTGACCCTGGCCCTGTTCGTTGCGCGGCTTGTTGTTCTGTTGCTGCGGCTGCTGGGCATCCTTCGGCTTGCCCTGCTGCTGCGGGTGCTGCTGGGCGTTGCCATTGGCCTGGTTGCCGCCGTTGCGGCCGTCCTTGCGCTGCTCACCGCGGTCCTTGCGGTTACCGCCATCCTTCTGCTGCTGCGCGTTGCCATTGCCATTGCCATTGCCGCCGTTGCCACGGCTGTCCTCGCGGCGGTCCTTGCGGTCCTTGTTGCGATCCTTGTTGCGGTCACGGCGGCCGCCATCCTGCTGCGGCTGGCGTGCAGCAGGTGCCGGTGCGGGAGCCGGTGCCGGCTCGCCGCCGAAGATGCGCTTCAACCAGCCAACCACGCCGCCGCTGGCGGCGGCAGCCGGAACCACTGGGGCCACCGGTGCCGGTGCGGGTGCCACGGTCGGTTCCACTTCCTCGCGTACCGGGGCGGGCGAGTTGTGCTTGACCTGGGTCACCATCGGCGGCGGGATGTTCAGCTGGCCCTTGGTCAGCGCGTGTACCGGCAGCTTGCGCGGAGTGCCGCGCTGGTAGCTCGGCCTGCCGCTTTCTTCGCCCAGTTCGTTGTCGCGCAGGCGGGTGACGGTGTAATGCGGGGTGTGCAGCTGCTCGTCGGCAACGATCACGATCGGCGCTTCGTGGCGCCGTTCGATCTCGCGCAACGCGCTGCGCTTTTCATTGAGCAGGTAATTGGCGATCTCCACCGGGGCCTGGACCAGCACCTGCCCGGTGTTCTCCTTCATCGCATGCTCTTCAGCGACGCGGATGATCGACAGCGACAGCGACTCGACGCTGCGCATGCGGCCATGGCCGTCGCAACGCGGGCAGACGATCTGGCTGGATTCGCCCAGGCTCGGACGCAGGCGCTGGCGGCTCATTTCCAGCAGGCCGAAGCGCGAGATGCGGCCGACCTGCACGCGCGCGCGGTCGTACTTCAACGCGTTGGCGAGGCGGTTCTCGACTTCGCGCTGGTGCTTGTTGGAGGCCATGTCGATGAAGTCGATCACCACCAGGCCGCCGAGGTCGCGCAGGCGCAGCTGGCGGGCTACTTCCTCGGCCGCTTCCAGATTGGTCTGGAACGCGGTGTCCTCGATGTCGCTGCCCTTGGTGGCGCGCGAGGAGTTGACGTCGACGGCGGTCAGGGCTTCGGTCTGGTCAACCACGATCGAGCCGCCCGACGGCAGGCGCACGTTGCGCTCGTAGGCACCTTCGATCTGCGATTCGATCTGGAAGCGGTTGAACAGCGGGATGTCGTCCTTGTAATGCTTGAGCTTGCGCAGGGTCTGCGGCATCACCTGCTGCATGAATTCGCGGGCGTGCTCGTACATCTCCTCGGTGTCCACCAGGATCTCGCCGATGTCGGCGCGCAGGTAGTCACGCAGGGCGCGCACGATCAGGCGCGATTCCTGGTAGATCAGGAACGGGGCCGGCTTGCTCAGGGCGGCCTCGGCGATGGCGCGCCAGACGTTGAGCAGGTAATCCAGATCCCACTGCAGCTCTTCCGCATCGCGGCCGACGCCGGCGGTACGGATGATCACGCCCATGTCATCAGGGATGTTCAGCTTGTCCAGGGCGTCCTTCAGGGCGGCGCGGTCTTCGCCCTCGATGCGACGAGAGACACCGCCGGCGCTCGGCGAGTTCGGCATCAGCACCATGTAGCGGCCGGCCAGCGAGATGAACGTGGTCAGGGCTGCGCCCTTGTTGCCACGCTCTTCCTTGTCCACCTGGACGACGATTTCCTGCCCTTCCTTCAGCAGCTCGCGGATGCCGGCCTTGTTGTGGTCGACACCGGCCTGGAAGTAATCGCGGGAGATTTCCTTCAGCGGCAGGAAGCCATGGCGGCCGCCACCGTATTCAACGAAGGCCGCTTCCAGCGAGGGCTCGATGCGGAAGATCCGGCCCTTGTAGATGTTGGACTTCTTCTGTTCCTTGGACGGCTGCTCGATGTCGATGTCATACAACGACTGGCCATCCACGATGGCAACGCGCAGCTCTTCAGCCTGCGTGGCGTTGATCAGCATTCGCTTCATTGTTGCGTTCCTCGCAAGCGGCTACCGCGCGGAACGCCATGGGGTTTCGCCTCTGGACACGGCTCGCCGCCCATTCGCGCAAGCGCGGGGAGGGCGGCTTGGGTTTCCAGCGCTACGACACCACGGCAGGCCGCGGGAGCGCTTCAATTTTCTGGTTTTGGGTGTTGCAGGGCCGGCGGCAGCTGTCAGCCAGGCTGGAGCGCCGCACGGGACATGTTCAGCGCGACTGCGTGTCAGGCAATCGGCGATGGCCGGGAACGCCGGTGAGCCGCTAACATGGCCGCCCCGCGGGCGGTGGTCGCGCACTGTGCCGGATTCGTCGGAAGCTGGGCTTCTGGCCCTGAGTAACTTCCAACGAAATCAATCCCTTATCTCGCCCCCCGAGTGTAACAGAATAAACAGGCTGATGACTGCACAAGACCCCACCAAGCCGGCCGGCGACAAGCCTTCCGTGCGCATGATCACCGTTCCGGCCGACCGCGCCGGCCAGCGGCTGGATAATTTCCTGCTCGGCCAGCTGAAGGGCGCCCCGCGCAGCCTGGTCTACAAGCTGGTCCGCAGTGGCCAGGTGCGCGTCAATGGCGGGCGAGCCAAGGCCGAGCGCAAGCTGGAGGCCGGCGACGAAGTGCGGATACCACCGGTTCGTCTCACTGAAGAAGGAGACAAGGCTGGGCCACCCGAGGCCTTCATGCGTCGGCTGGAGCAGGCCATCGTCTTCGAAGATGCCCGCCTGCTGGCGCTGAACAAGCCGACCGGCGTCGCCAGCCATGGCGGCAGCGGCATCAGCTTTGGCGCGATCGAGACCCTGCGCGCCCTGCGCCCCGGGCAGACCCTGGAGCTGGTACATCGGCTGGACCGCGATACCTCCGGCCTGCTGATCGTGGCCAAGAAGCGTTCGGCGTTGAGCGAGTTGCAGGCGCTGCTGCGCGAAGACCACGGCGCAGGCATCCGCAAGCGCTACCTGACCCTGCTGGCCGGGCGCATGCCGGACGGTGTGATGACGGTCGATGCGCCGTTGCACGTGGGCCTGCGCCAGGGCGGCGAGCGCCATGTGCAGGTCAACGCGATCGGCAAGGAATCCATCAGCCACTTCCGGGTGCTGGAGCGCAAGGGCGGCCATTCCTACTGCGAAGTGCGGATCGAAACCGGCCGCACCCACCAGATCCGCGTGCATGCCCAGCATCTGGGTCATCCGGTGGCCGGAGATGACAAATATGGCGATCCTGCGGTCAACAAGCGGCTTCGTGAGCAGATCGGGCTGAAACGTCTGTTCCTGCATGCGGCGTCGCTGGAGTTCGCGCTGGACGACGGCAAGAGCCCGTATGTGCTGAGCGCGCCACTGGCGGAAGAGCTGGTCGAGGCGCTGGATCGACTCCGCTGACGGCAGTTCGGCGGCGCCGGGCGCTTGGCTGTCGCCGTCGTTTCCCTGCGATGAATGGGCTTGTCACTTTCTTTGCTCGTGCAAAGAAAGTAACCAAAGAAACACGCCGCCATCCGCGAGCCGGCGCTGCGCGCCGGTGCCCTGTGCTCCTCGCTCCGGCGAGGGGCGGCGCGGAACTCGCTGCGCTCAGACACCCGCGCCTCTTCGCCCTCGCCGGACCTGCGGTGCTCGGCTCGCTACAAGGCGGGCCTGACAGCCGCAGCGTAGACCCGTGGCCGCACGCAACCTTTGTAGAGTCGAGCCGTGCTCGACTCACGCGCGCAGCGCGGGCTTCGCTTTTCATTCTTTCATTGCGCGGCTGGCATGCACGTAGCCTGTCAGAGGCCGGGCGAGGTGGGTTTGCGGGGGTGTAAGCGCCATTGATGGCGCGCCCAAGCCCCCATGGATGGGTTTACGGCGTCCCCCGCAAGCCCACCTCGCCTGGCCCAACCGCAGAATGCCGCTCTGCCAGCCGCGAGGGGGCTCAGCCCGTTGGCCGGAAACCCTTCACCACTTGAACAGCACCAGGCTGATCGCCAACGTGCCCATGCCGGCCACCAGGCCGTAGACCGTTTCATGCCCCTTGGCGTAACGCTTGGCCGCCGGCAGCAGCTCGTCCAGGGCCAGGAACACCATCACACCGGCGATCAGTCCGAACACCCAACCAAACGTGGCGTGCGACAGCGACCCTGACAACAGCCAGTAGCCCAGCGCCGCGCCCACGGGTTCGGCCAGGCCCGACAAGAGGCTGGCCGAGAACGCGTAGAACTTGTTCTGCGTGGCGAAATACACCGGCACCGCGATCGCGATGCCCTCGGGGATGTTGTGGATGGCAATGGCGAAGGCCAGCGGCATGCCCACCGACGGGCTTTCCAGCGTCGCGAAGAAGGTCGCCAGCCCCTCCGGGAAGTTGTGGGCGGTGATCGCGATCGAGGTCAGCAAGGCGACCCGCTTCAGATACTCGCGGCTGTTGTCGCGGAAGGTGGGGTCCTGTTTGTCCAGGCTGTCATGCGGATTCGGGATGAAGTGGTCGATCAGCACGATCACCACCACGCCCAGCAGGAACGCCAGCGTTCCGTAGGTGAACCCGGTGCGCTCGCCATAGGCCAGCGCGAACGAGGCGATGGATTTGTTGAGGATCTCCGACAGCGAGACGTACACCATCGCGCCGCCGGCAAAGGCCAGGCCGAAGGCCAGCAGGCGCGGGTTGGGGCGGCGCGAGAACAGCACCAGCAGGCTGCCGATGGCAGTGGCCAGGCCCGCAGCGAGGGTGACCGCCAGGGCGATCCAGATGTTTTCGGGGGGGATCTGCAGCATGTACCGACGCGTTCCTTGTCATCAAGCAATCGCCCCGGCACGGGCCGGGGCGGCAAAGGCGAGGCGGGCGTCGGCTGGCCTCGTCAGCGGCAGGCGATCAGCCGCCGCGGCGCAGGCTTTCTTCGATGGCGAAGCACTGGTCCGGCTTGGGTTGTGGCGGGTTGAAGCTGACCGGCACCTGGATCGTGGCCGGCACGGCCTCGCCATTGCGGGTGGCGGCCTTGAACTGCCAGCCCTGCACGGCGGTCTTGGCCAGCTCGTCCAGCTGCGGGTTGCCCGCGCCGGTCAGCAGGGTGACCTCGCTGGGTTTGCCGTCGGTACCGATCACCACCTTGAAGGTGCTGGTGCCGCCCACGCCGGTGCAGGCCAGCTCGAGCGGGTACTGCGGTGGCGGCGTCTTCACTGCGGCCACCTCGGTGGGGGCCGCAGCCGGCGCTGCCGGCGGCTCGGAGGTGCCGCAGCCGGCCAGGCTGGTCGCGGCAAGCAGGGACAGGCTCAGCAATCGCACGTTCATTTCAGTTGCTCCGTCAGGGCCGAAGTCTTCGCTGCGCAGATGAAGTCGTTCTCGCTCAGGCCGCCCACGTCGTGGGTGGAATAGCGAACGACGGCACGGTCGTAATGGACGCCGAGGTCGGGGTGATGGTCTTCGCCGTGGGCAATCCAGGCCAGTGCGTTCACGAAGGCCATGGTGGCGTAGTAGTCCTTGAAGCGGAATGTGCGCACCAGCGCCTGCCCGGCCTCGGCCAGCTCCCAGCCGGGAACCTGCGGCAGCAGTTCGGCCAGGCGGGCCTCGCCCAGCTTGTGGTCGCTGCCCTTGCGCGGCACGCAATGCGCCTGTGCCAGCGGAATCAGGTCGGCCATGGGTTCCTCCACCTCGTGTTGACTGAACAATGCGCCGGCCGGTGTATAAAACGAATGAGCGGCTGACGCTTACTTGGCTAGAATAGCCTGATGATCCAGATCTCCGACACTGCCCAGACCCATTTCCGCAAGCTGATCGAACGCGAGGGCGTGCCCGGTATGGGCGTACGCTTGAGTGCGGTCGACCCCGGCACCCCGCGCGCCGATGCCCGGCTGGAGTTCGCCGAGCCGACCGACCTGCTCGGCGACGAGTGGGCGGTGGACTGCGATGGCTTCACGCTCTATGTCGACGCTACCAGCGTTGGCTGGCTCGATGGCGCGGAAATCGACATCGTGCCCGGCACCGCCGGCACCCAGCAGCTGACGATCAAGGCGCCGCGGATCAAGGGCGAAGCGCCCGGCGATGCCGCCTCGCTGGTCGAGCGCGTGCATTGGGTGGTGGAAAACGAAGTCAATCCGCAGCTCGCCTCGCACGGCGGCAAGGTGGCCGTGCAGGAAGTCTCGGCCGACGGCGTGGTACTGCTGCGCTTCGGTGGTGGTTGCCAGGGCTGTGGCATGGCCGACGTCACCCTCAAGCAGGGCATCGAGAAGACCTTGATGGGCCGTGTGCCCGGCGTAACCGCCGTGCGTGACGCTACCGATCACGACAGCGGCCACGCACCGTATATTCCGCGCGGCAACGCCGCCTGATCGCCAACGCGTGCCTCTGCCCAGAGCCGAGCAACTCATCGACCTGCTGCTGGCGCGCCAGCAGCGTCCCCCCATCCTCGAGAAGAAGACCGGCCTGCCGTATGGCTGGGCAATCTGGCTGCGGACGCTGACGCCACTGCCACCTTCCTTCCACGCACGCGACCTGATCGCGGTGCTGCTGCCGCGGCCGCTGCCCGGGCCGCCGGGACAATTGCCGGCGCTGGGGCCATGGGCGTCCCTGCGTCGTCTGTTCTGGCAGGACTGGGATCCGGCGCCTCGTGACCAGCGCTGGATGCGCTGGACGTCGGCGCTGCTCAGCGCGCTGCTGCATCTGTTGTTCTTCCTGTTGCTGCTGTGGGTGGCGGTGATCCGCACATCTTCGCCGGACGAGCAGGGCAGCGAGGGTGACCGCGTGCAGATTGAATTCGTCGGCCGTGCTGCGCAGGAAGGCGGCGGCGACCAGGCCGGTACCGAAGCGGCTGCCGCTGCGGCCGCCGGTGCCACGGCCGCAGGACAGGAGGCGGGAGCTGCCACCGCGCCGCGCCCGCAGCCGGCTGAACCTGCGCCGGCTTCTGCCGCCACGGCTGCTACAGCGCCGACCGCCAGCGTGCCGCCACCGCCCGAGGTCGAGCCTGCACCGATTGCTGCACCGCCGCCCTCACCGGTGCAGGCCACCGAAGTGGCGCAGGCCACCACCGATTTCGTGGTGCCACCGATGGCGCCGCCACGGACCGAGGTCAGCATCGTTCCGCGCGATACCGTCCCGACCGTGCGCGAGCGCAGCGTGCAGCCGGTGCAGGCGACGCCGATGCCAACGCCGGTACGCACGCCCGAGGTGGCCGTGCAGGCGCCGCGCGTGCGCGATGTGGAGGTGCAGGAACGCGAAATCGCCACGGTCGAAGCGCCGGTGGCGTCGCAGACCCTGCGTACCACCGACATCCCGGTGCGCGTGCCGCAGCGTGAGGTGCAGGTGCGCGAACGCGAAGTTCAGGCCATGACCGATCCGCAGGTGCGCATGGCCACTGTCGCGGGGCGCGAGCCCACCGTGCGTGCGCCTGCCGGTCGCGAGGTGCAGGTGCGCGAACGGGAGGTTGCAGCCGCTCCGGTTCCGGCAGTGTCGACGTCGGCCGGCAGTGCGACGACGCCTGCACCGGCGCCAGCCGGTAGCGCAGCCCGGAACGACACCAGTGCGGCGCGTCCAGCAGCGACCAGCGCGGCCTCCGCGCAGGCGGGCGCACGCCCGGCGCCGACCCCGGGCAACTGGGCGACACCTGCACGCGGTGACGATTGGGGCGCCTCCAGCCGCAATCGCGACGGCGCCAATCAGGGCGCTGCGCAGGCCAGTGCCGGCAAGGGCGAGGGCCTGTTCAATGCCGACGGCAGCGTACGCGTGGCCGGCCAGGACGGGGGCGGCAAGGCCGAGCGTGGCGCACCCGGTGGAGCCAATGATGGCTGGAGCAAGGAACGCATTGCCGAGTCCGGCAGGTGGCTTAAGCGGCCGCCGTACGACTACACGCCCACATCGTTCGACAAATACTGGGTGCCGCAGGAATCGCTGCTCGCCGAATGGGTGCGCAAGGGCGTCAAGGCGATGGAGATTCCGTTGCCGGGAACCAGTACGAAGATTTCCTGCGTGATCTCGATCCTGCAGGCCGGTGGCGGCTGTGGTCTCACCAATCCGAACATGCAGGACCAGCCCGCCGTGGCGCGTCCGCCGCCGGATATCCCGTTCAAGAAAGAGCTGCAGGAAGATAACGGCAGCCGGTAGGGCGGCGGATCCACGCGTGGCGTGGATCTACCCGGTCGGATGCACAGTAGATCCACGCCATGCGTGGATGATCCCTGCGCGGGGGCACGGCATGCCGACCAAGGCCGGCCTCTACCGGGTCACGCGCTCTGCGACAGGAACACCCAGAACGGGACGTCGCGGCCCACCCAGTCACGGCTGGCTTCATCGAGGATGTCCAGCAGCGTGTCGAACTCCTTGCCAGCCCCTGCGCGCAGGGCATCGACATCGGCCAGGAACAGCGCATAGCCATTGGCCGGCAACCATTGCAGGTCGCGCAGGTTGTCGGCCAGTGCATCCCAGTTGCCGCCGAAGCCGGCGGGGAAATCAAGCTGGGCGGCCAACCGTGCCAGCAAGGTGCGCTTGTCGCTCACGCCATCCAGATCGATCCGGATCACCTTCAGGTCGGCATCGCGCATCGCTGCCGACAGTGCGCTGATATCCGAGCTGTCGATCGCGTAGACGCCGGCATTGTTGATGTCATGCAGGCCGAGGCCGAAATCATCATGGCTCATGGGCGTTCTCCGGAGGCCGGTAGAGTGAAGCTGCGGAACGATTCGTAGTGATCATCGGTGTAGTACCAGGCATCTGGCGGGGTGCCACCGGTGACGATGCGTCGCGCGCCACGGTTGCCTGCACCCGGCGTGTCGACGGTGTACTCGCGGTAGTAGCCACGCGGTCGCTGTGGCAACCGTTGTTCGCGGTTGCCGAAGGTGCTGCCGTCCTGGCGGTGCGGGAACGGACCACCACGCTGGATCAGTGCGATGGTCTGGCGGGCTTCGGCCGGCAGGAAGGTGGGTAGGGCGCTGTCGCTGCCGCTGTTGCGGACTGCCGGAGCACTGGCGGCCGGCGTGCCCTGCAGGTCAGGCGCGAACTGCGGCGGCGCTGGCCGCTGCAGGAAATGATTGGCGACCAGGCCGAGCAACAGCAGGGCGATGGCGGTGATCAACAGCCGGGGGTTGCGCATGAGCAGAGGCGGGCGAGGGTGGTGTGCCCACTGTAGCGCCTGCGCGCTGCACCCTGCATGAGGCCGCGCGCTGCGTCACCTCCGGGTAACAATTGCCGGCATGCTCACCTGCAGGACGCAATTTCCTTTACATCCCCCTTGGTAATCTGGCGGTCTGTCCCCATCATTCACCGCGCACCGCCCGACGATGCCGTCGGGTGCCCTCGCTATCAGGAGATGCATCATGGCCTACACCCTGCCCAAGCTGCCCTACGCCTACGACGCGCTGGAACCGCATATCGATGCGGCGACGATGGAAATCCATCACACCAAGCATCACCAGACCTACATCAACAACGTCAACGCTGCGCTGGAAGGCACCGAATACGCCGACCTGCCGGTCGAAGAACTGGTGAAGAAGCTGAAGTCGCTGCCGGAGAACCTGCAGGGCCCGGTGCGCAACAACGGTGGCGGCCACGCCAACCACTCGCTGTTCTGGACCGTGATGGCGCCGAACGCGGGCGGCAACCCGGTCGGTGATGTGGCCAAGGCGATCGACAAGGACCTGGGCGGTTTCGACAAGTTCAAGGATGCCTTCACCAAGGCCGCGCTGACCCGTTTCGGCAGTGGCTGGGCGTGGCTGAGCGTGACCCCGGACAAGAAGGTCGTGGTCGAGAGCAGCGGCAACCAGGACAGCCCGTTGATGGAAGGCAATACCCCGATCCTCGGTCTGGACGTGTGGGAACACGCGTACTACCTGAAGTATCAGAACCGTCGTCCGGAATACATCGGCGCGTTCTTCAACGTCATCGACTGGAACGAAGTCGAGCGTCGTTACCAGGAAGCGATCGCCTGATCGCAGCGCCTGCGTGAACGCGAAAAGGCCGGGGGAGACCCCGGCCTTTTCGTTTGCGCATCGGTAGTGCCGGCCGCTGGCCGGCAACCTCATGGTTCTCATTCGGTGGTGGCGGGCACATCCTGCAGCCGCAGCGTCGCCATCACACCCAGGCGCAGGCCGGGCAGATCGCCATCGGCGGGCAGCAGGATCGCCTGCTGGCGGATGCCGCCGAAGTGCTTGACCTGGAACAGAACATCCAACCCATGGCCACTGGCTCCACCGCCGCTGGCCGCCGGTGCGCCAGGACTGCGCCGGGACGGTTGGAAGCCAGGTGTGCCGCGCACAAGCTCCACGGTGCTGGCGGAGAAATCCCCGGCGATCAGGCTCGGCATGCCTTCCGCCGTGGCACCGATCCAGGTCATCAGGTCGCTGGTCTGATGCTGTCGGGCCGTGGCCTCATCGGGCTCCGGACGCAGGCGTGCGACATAGACGTTGACGTCGTTGTCGCCCAGGCGCAGGCGCATCATGCCGGCGGCACTGAAGGTGCCCGGCGGGTGCAGCAGGGTGACCCCGTCCTCGCTGACCGGCAGCCGGCTGAGCATGGCGTTGCCATGCCGGACCGGCTGGCTCGGCGGGTCCGCGGTGACGAAATCGCAGCTGTAGCGCAGACGGCTGGCCAACCAGCAGGCCGGATTGCGCCCTTGCTGCTGCAATACCTGCTGCACCGAAATCACATCCGGCTGCAGATCGGTCAGCAGCTGCAGCACCTGTTCGCGGCGCTGCTTCCACTGGCCCTCGTCACGGCTGGGCAGTTCCAGCGCGGCAACGGTCAATTGCCGCACTTCGGTGGCAAGGCTGGTGGCCGGCGGCGCCTGTGGCCGGGCCAGCGCAGGCACGGCCAGCATGAGGGCAAGGCAGCTGGGCAGGATGCGGGCGAAGGGCAGGGGGCG includes the following:
- a CDS encoding endonuclease/exonuclease/phosphatase family protein, which gives rise to MRQPRGIGRSLGVLGLAIALALPGVAPAAAAVAAVDAASISEPGMSMVTFNLHHDREDWPSRRRTIVAELKRLQPDAIALQEVIQRRNVRNQAQWLASQLGYRYVFVSTDPVGAPKRYGNALLTRRPILARGEHLLLPLDDYRTVAHLRIDVDGKPVNVYATHLNERSDDTGQRIRRSQVEDLLRYITATSAGAPVVIAGDFNALVDAGDLSELRSYYGDSYGSVHVNTDLAGVSTLNRHYYQAPSRIDHIFFQQDQMVAREAKILFDQPDDGGRWASDHYGVWTRLQFAPAN
- a CDS encoding Rne/Rng family ribonuclease, translating into MKRMLINATQAEELRVAIVDGQSLYDIDIEQPSKEQKKSNIYKGRIFRIEPSLEAAFVEYGGGRHGFLPLKEISRDYFQAGVDHNKAGIRELLKEGQEIVVQVDKEERGNKGAALTTFISLAGRYMVLMPNSPSAGGVSRRIEGEDRAALKDALDKLNIPDDMGVIIRTAGVGRDAEELQWDLDYLLNVWRAIAEAALSKPAPFLIYQESRLIVRALRDYLRADIGEILVDTEEMYEHAREFMQQVMPQTLRKLKHYKDDIPLFNRFQIESQIEGAYERNVRLPSGGSIVVDQTEALTAVDVNSSRATKGSDIEDTAFQTNLEAAEEVARQLRLRDLGGLVVIDFIDMASNKHQREVENRLANALKYDRARVQVGRISRFGLLEMSRQRLRPSLGESSQIVCPRCDGHGRMRSVESLSLSIIRVAEEHAMKENTGQVLVQAPVEIANYLLNEKRSALREIERRHEAPIVIVADEQLHTPHYTVTRLRDNELGEESGRPSYQRGTPRKLPVHALTKGQLNIPPPMVTQVKHNSPAPVREEVEPTVAPAPAPVAPVVPAAAASGGVVGWLKRIFGGEPAPAPAPAPAARQPQQDGGRRDRNKDRNKDRKDRREDSRGNGGNGNGNGNAQQQKDGGNRKDRGEQRKDGRNGGNQANGNAQQHPQQQGKPKDAQQPQQQNNKPRNEQGQGQGQQQPKLKQPKQPRPQDGDKPAEKPQRAAAEAPADVVTAAAAVATTTAVAATVVVQEEKALASTAVTENVVDTAAVVDTAAAAEVVVATGATEETAADAAGDQAGESATRRRRGRRGGRRRRRGGAENAAGGDVLGDELDDGDDAEGDDNDGDSVEQTAQAPVNTPVAVAQPSRSQPEFDFDDEVEPAAADAGKPARAPVAVAAAVAPVAAVSSAVVVDAVAPVEAVAKAEPAPSPVQTSMLDAIDAATPVQPASEAPPVVETAAVVEAAPAAEPTVVVEAPPAVEPAAVIEAAPVVEPKPVVAEIAPVVEATPAVEPKAEVEVAPIVEQPATAVAVEAAPVEAAAPVAEAVVAPSIDPVADGHADAAAQAADAQASDEDEEAAKRTPPAN
- a CDS encoding RluA family pseudouridine synthase — translated: MTAQDPTKPAGDKPSVRMITVPADRAGQRLDNFLLGQLKGAPRSLVYKLVRSGQVRVNGGRAKAERKLEAGDEVRIPPVRLTEEGDKAGPPEAFMRRLEQAIVFEDARLLALNKPTGVASHGGSGISFGAIETLRALRPGQTLELVHRLDRDTSGLLIVAKKRSALSELQALLREDHGAGIRKRYLTLLAGRMPDGVMTVDAPLHVGLRQGGERHVQVNAIGKESISHFRVLERKGGHSYCEVRIETGRTHQIRVHAQHLGHPVAGDDKYGDPAVNKRLREQIGLKRLFLHAASLEFALDDGKSPYVLSAPLAEELVEALDRLR
- the zupT gene encoding zinc transporter ZupT gives rise to the protein MLQIPPENIWIALAVTLAAGLATAIGSLLVLFSRRPNPRLLAFGLAFAGGAMVYVSLSEILNKSIASFALAYGERTGFTYGTLAFLLGVVVIVLIDHFIPNPHDSLDKQDPTFRDNSREYLKRVALLTSIAITAHNFPEGLATFFATLESPSVGMPLAFAIAIHNIPEGIAIAVPVYFATQNKFYAFSASLLSGLAEPVGAALGYWLLSGSLSHATFGWVFGLIAGVMVFLALDELLPAAKRYAKGHETVYGLVAGMGTLAISLVLFKW
- a CDS encoding energy transducer TonB; protein product: MNVRLLSLSLLAATSLAGCGTSEPPAAPAAAPTEVAAVKTPPPQYPLELACTGVGGTSTFKVVIGTDGKPSEVTLLTGAGNPQLDELAKTAVQGWQFKAATRNGEAVPATIQVPVSFNPPQPKPDQCFAIEESLRRGG
- a CDS encoding 4a-hydroxytetrahydrobiopterin dehydratase, which produces MADLIPLAQAHCVPRKGSDHKLGEARLAELLPQVPGWELAEAGQALVRTFRFKDYYATMAFVNALAWIAHGEDHHPDLGVHYDRAVVRYSTHDVGGLSENDFICAAKTSALTEQLK